Proteins from a single region of Croceicoccus marinus:
- a CDS encoding TRAP transporter substrate-binding protein → MIHRLAISRRGLIAGGTAAAGLALTGCQPRLSGLFTGADTHPGDYPTVKAVEYMGQLLSERTGGRLGIKVFPGAQLGNERDTLEITSFGGIDFNRVNLAPLNSVEPLTIPPSLPFIFRSVPHMRRTLDGDIGDEILASFRRQGMIGLCFYDSGARSFYNTRRPVYTPEDMHGLKLRVPSSDLYLAMVNALGANAVPMPFDEVYSALAQGVIDGAENNWPSFESARHYEVARFMSLTQHLFTPEVLLMSKVSWDKLSQSDQQLIRQAARQSVDYMRRLWDARVKSAKANIIAAGVEVNEVDNAAFAALMEPVWDDFLVTPQQRDIARRIVALGEQMASDATAPSAPQETAS, encoded by the coding sequence ATGATCCACCGCCTTGCCATTTCCCGCCGCGGCCTGATCGCGGGCGGCACCGCTGCCGCCGGACTGGCGCTGACGGGATGCCAGCCGCGCCTGTCGGGCCTGTTCACCGGGGCCGACACGCATCCCGGCGATTATCCCACCGTCAAGGCGGTGGAATACATGGGCCAGCTTCTGTCCGAACGCACCGGCGGACGGCTGGGCATCAAGGTCTTCCCCGGCGCGCAGCTGGGTAACGAGCGCGACACGCTGGAAATCACCAGTTTCGGCGGTATCGATTTCAACCGCGTCAATCTCGCGCCGCTCAATTCGGTGGAGCCGCTGACCATCCCGCCCTCGCTGCCCTTCATCTTCCGTTCGGTCCCGCACATGCGCCGCACGCTGGACGGCGACATCGGGGACGAGATTCTCGCCAGCTTTCGCAGGCAGGGCATGATCGGCCTGTGCTTCTACGATTCCGGCGCGCGCAGCTTCTACAACACCCGCCGCCCGGTCTATACGCCCGAGGATATGCACGGGCTGAAGCTGCGCGTCCCCTCCTCCGACCTCTATCTTGCCATGGTCAACGCGCTGGGAGCCAACGCCGTCCCGATGCCCTTCGACGAGGTGTATTCCGCCCTGGCGCAGGGCGTCATCGACGGGGCGGAGAACAACTGGCCAAGCTTCGAAAGCGCGCGCCACTATGAAGTCGCCCGCTTCATGAGCCTGACCCAGCACCTCTTCACCCCCGAAGTGCTGCTGATGTCCAAGGTCAGCTGGGACAAGCTCTCGCAATCCGACCAGCAGCTGATCCGTCAGGCCGCGCGCCAGTCGGTCGACTATATGCGCAGGTTGTGGGACGCCCGGGTGAAAAGCGCCAAGGCCAATATCATCGCCGCCGGGGTCGAGGTGAACGAGGTCGACAACGCCGCCTTCGCCGCGCTGATGGAGCCGGTGTGGGACGATTTCCTCGTCACCCCGCAGCAGCGCGACATCGCCCGGCGGATCGTCGCGCTGGGCGAACAGATGGCCAGTGATGCCACCGCCCCTTCCGCGCCGCAGGAGACCGCATCGTGA
- a CDS encoding TRAP transporter small permease gives MKLVSDWLVRLGSLGLVVMTAVVGWQVFGRFILDNSPSWTEQTALLLMIWYVLFAAAAGVREGFHIRIALLDDLLGARGAAVLHRVINLLVALMGLAIAVYGAQLLWAVRDHVIPSLGLSRWVAYAPLPISGLLMAVFAVENMFRPASDDGLEPDPLGSGDMAGSAD, from the coding sequence GTGAAACTCGTCTCCGACTGGCTGGTCCGCCTCGGTTCGCTCGGCCTTGTCGTCATGACCGCCGTCGTGGGCTGGCAGGTGTTCGGCCGCTTCATCCTCGACAACAGCCCTTCGTGGACCGAACAGACGGCGCTGCTGCTGATGATCTGGTACGTCCTGTTCGCCGCCGCCGCCGGCGTGCGAGAAGGATTTCATATCCGCATCGCGCTGCTCGACGACCTGTTGGGAGCCAGGGGGGCGGCAGTCCTGCACCGGGTCATCAACCTGCTGGTGGCGCTCATGGGCCTCGCCATCGCGGTCTATGGCGCGCAATTGCTGTGGGCGGTGCGCGATCACGTGATCCCCTCGCTGGGGCTCAGCCGCTGGGTCGCCTATGCGCCTCTGCCGATTTCCGGCCTGCTGATGGCGGTGTTCGCGGTCGAGAACATGTTCCGCCCCGCCAGCGATGACGGGCTGGAACCCGACCCGCTCGGTTCAGGCGACATGGCGGGGAGCGCCGACTGA
- a CDS encoding TRAP transporter large permease, with the protein MELLVLFGVLFVLLVIGVPVGFALFGAALACFAVIDIPLVVAVQRVASGISVFTLMAIPFFIFAGDLMYRAGIADRLVKVADAALGRVRGGLGLVDVGASMMFGAVSGSAIASASAIGSSLVPLMRDKGYPGDYAVNVTVTAAIVGLLIPPSHNMIIYSAASGIGVSIGDLFVAGIVPGLLTGFMLMLVAWLVARSRNLPKGSFPGWRNFAVAAIYAIPGLMTAVIIMGGILSGYFTATESSAVAVIYTIAIGVFVYRSLGWTAFWEAAGKSVRTAAMVLFIIAAATAFGFALALLEVPAALAGLIAVITDDPIMTLLIINIMLLLLGTFMDMAPLIVITTPIFLPVAMGMGVDPVHFGIIMMLNLGIGLVTPPVGSVLFVGSAVGKIPVTTLVRTIWPFYGTLILALALITYIPWLSLGLLEMWN; encoded by the coding sequence ATGGAACTGCTTGTCCTCTTCGGCGTGCTCTTCGTCTTGCTCGTCATTGGCGTGCCGGTTGGCTTCGCGCTGTTCGGCGCGGCGCTTGCCTGCTTCGCCGTGATCGACATACCGCTGGTGGTCGCGGTGCAGCGCGTGGCATCCGGCATCAGCGTGTTCACGCTGATGGCGATCCCCTTCTTCATCTTTGCCGGAGACCTGATGTACCGCGCCGGCATCGCCGACCGGCTGGTCAAGGTCGCCGATGCGGCGCTGGGCCGCGTGCGCGGCGGTCTGGGGCTGGTCGACGTGGGCGCATCGATGATGTTCGGCGCGGTGTCGGGCAGTGCCATCGCCAGCGCGTCGGCCATCGGATCCAGCCTGGTGCCGCTGATGCGCGACAAGGGCTATCCCGGCGATTACGCGGTCAACGTGACCGTGACGGCGGCCATCGTCGGCCTGCTGATCCCGCCTTCGCACAACATGATCATCTATTCCGCCGCATCGGGCATCGGCGTGTCGATCGGCGACCTGTTCGTGGCGGGCATCGTGCCCGGACTGCTGACCGGCTTCATGCTGATGCTGGTGGCATGGCTGGTCGCCCGCAGCCGCAACCTGCCGAAGGGCAGCTTCCCCGGCTGGCGGAACTTCGCGGTCGCGGCGATCTACGCCATTCCCGGACTGATGACCGCGGTCATCATCATGGGCGGCATCCTGTCGGGCTATTTCACCGCCACCGAAAGCTCGGCCGTCGCGGTGATCTATACCATCGCGATCGGCGTCTTCGTCTATCGCAGCCTGGGCTGGACCGCGTTCTGGGAAGCCGCCGGCAAGTCGGTCCGCACCGCCGCCATGGTCCTGTTCATCATCGCGGCGGCAACCGCCTTCGGCTTCGCGCTTGCCCTGCTGGAAGTGCCCGCCGCGCTGGCCGGGCTGATCGCGGTGATTACCGACGATCCGATCATGACGCTGCTGATCATCAATATCATGCTGCTGCTGCTGGGCACCTTCATGGACATGGCACCTTTGATCGTGATCACCACGCCGATCTTCCTGCCCGTCGCAATGGGCATGGGCGTCGACCCGGTGCATTTCGGCATCATCATGATGCTGAACCTGGGCATCGGGCTGGTGACCCCCCCGGTGGGGTCGGTGCTGTTCGTCGGCTCTGCCGTGGGCAAGATCCCGGTGACGACGCTGGTGCGCACGATCTGGCCGTTCTACGGCACGCTGATCCTGGCGCTGGCGCTGATCACCTATATCCCCTGGCTGTCGCTTGGGCTGCTGGAGATGTGGAACTGA
- a CDS encoding acetoacetate decarboxylase family protein: MTSRLSPMFRMPICFGPAPGPRNLPHDREDQRYLKDTTTLSLSARSDPSLLAAMLPASFTLSGEPRIGVTFMMFRNIGWLAGRGYNIVVIGIPARWDGKETREGHFVPVVWESMADPIITGREELGWSKIYADVADLEPDGGGWRTHAEWEGFRFLEAEATDFSPGEPDPPKPMMFSKYMPRTGEWGTADVSYTTITAPDGPPPRPVSSEIGTGRFAFHPARWEDMPTQYPIVNTLAALPLDDFGPARLVRTSGGGDGSGQRILR; encoded by the coding sequence ATGACGTCACGACTGTCCCCCATGTTTCGCATGCCGATCTGTTTCGGACCCGCTCCCGGCCCGCGTAACCTTCCTCATGACCGTGAGGACCAGCGCTATCTCAAGGATACGACCACCCTCTCGCTCAGCGCCCGCAGCGATCCCTCGCTGTTGGCCGCCATGTTGCCGGCGAGCTTCACGCTGAGCGGCGAACCGCGCATCGGCGTGACCTTCATGATGTTCCGGAACATAGGCTGGCTGGCGGGACGGGGCTATAACATCGTCGTGATCGGCATCCCCGCGCGCTGGGATGGAAAGGAAACCAGGGAAGGCCATTTCGTGCCAGTCGTCTGGGAAAGCATGGCCGACCCCATAATCACCGGGCGAGAGGAACTGGGCTGGAGCAAGATCTATGCCGACGTCGCCGACCTGGAACCGGACGGCGGCGGCTGGCGCACCCACGCGGAATGGGAAGGTTTCCGCTTTCTCGAAGCAGAGGCCACAGACTTCTCGCCGGGCGAACCCGACCCGCCCAAGCCGATGATGTTCTCGAAATATATGCCCCGCACGGGAGAATGGGGAACAGCCGACGTCAGCTATACAACGATCACCGCACCGGACGGTCCGCCGCCGCGGCCGGTTTCGAGCGAGATCGGCACCGGACGGTTCGCTTTCCATCCCGCCCGGTGGGAGGACATGCCCACCCAATATCCCATCGTGAACACGCTGGCGGCGCTGCCGCTCGACGATTTCGGTCCCGCTCGGCTTGTCCGCACCAGCGGCGGCGGCGACGGCAGCGGGCAGAGGATCCTGCGATAG
- a CDS encoding DUF6481 family protein gives MAGYKEPDLNERRNAAAAAREKALAKLRAKPPVDPAVQAERLAAAEARAQVQAEKRAALKEKKAREQAEKAARIEANKAPAGPTEAERKAARDAKYAARKARK, from the coding sequence ATGGCAGGTTACAAGGAACCCGATCTCAACGAGCGCCGCAACGCGGCCGCGGCAGCGCGGGAGAAAGCTTTGGCAAAGCTCAGGGCGAAACCCCCGGTCGATCCTGCGGTCCAGGCCGAACGGCTGGCCGCCGCCGAAGCGCGCGCGCAGGTCCAGGCGGAAAAGCGCGCGGCCCTGAAGGAGAAAAAGGCGCGGGAGCAGGCTGAAAAGGCGGCCCGGATCGAGGCGAACAAAGCGCCGGCCGGCCCCACCGAGGCCGAGCGCAAGGCGGCGCGCGACGCGAAATACGCTGCGCGAAAAGCCCGCAAGTAG
- a CDS encoding spermidine synthase: MPDWSALDEGEHLVDVAFVPDGGRLRLTRSGEDFSILLDHHELMSTDLSSSERALAGHACARLAGRAGVQMLIGGYGMGFTLRAALAALAADAEVTVAEIVPKIIEWARGPMRAVTAGCLDDPRVLLIEDDVGMLIEAASGGYDCILLDVDNGPEGLTRRCNDWLYSAAGLAAARNALRPEGLLAIWSATHDDRFAGRLARSGFAVSVIEADLDTHWLPEDDVPAHVIMLAHKLR, encoded by the coding sequence ATGCCGGACTGGTCGGCGCTCGATGAAGGCGAACATCTTGTCGACGTCGCGTTCGTGCCCGACGGCGGCCGCCTGCGCCTGACCCGCAGCGGCGAGGATTTCTCGATCCTGCTCGACCACCACGAACTGATGAGCACCGACCTGTCATCGTCCGAACGGGCACTTGCCGGACATGCCTGCGCGCGGCTGGCCGGGCGTGCGGGCGTACAGATGCTGATCGGCGGATACGGCATGGGCTTTACGCTCAGGGCCGCCCTTGCCGCGCTGGCAGCCGACGCGGAAGTAACCGTGGCAGAGATCGTGCCCAAGATTATCGAGTGGGCGCGGGGGCCGATGCGCGCCGTCACGGCAGGATGCCTTGACGATCCCCGCGTGCTTCTGATCGAGGACGATGTTGGGATGCTGATCGAGGCTGCGAGCGGAGGATACGACTGTATCCTGCTCGACGTCGACAACGGTCCCGAAGGGCTGACCAGGCGCTGTAACGATTGGCTTTATTCCGCCGCCGGCCTTGCCGCGGCGCGAAACGCCCTGCGGCCCGAAGGCCTCCTCGCGATCTGGTCGGCCACGCATGACGACCGCTTTGCCGGCCGTCTCGCGCGAAGCGGCTTTGCCGTCAGCGTGATCGAGGCCGACCTGGACACCCACTGGCTGCCCGAAGACGACGTACCGGCGCATGTCATCATGCTGGCTCACAAGCTCCGGTAA
- a CDS encoding DUF1593 domain-containing protein: MAALLVGAPVTAACQVKAPSAVQPVAKPRLFVLSDIEADPDDTQSLIRLLLYSNEIDLEGLVATTSVHQKNRVAPESIERVIGEYGKVRANLALHDPAFPRAATLYRLVGSGQPVYGMAGVGSGKSTEGSRQLIAALERPDPRPLWVAGWGGPNTLAQALHDIRATRNPEEAKRLISKLRVHTISDQDDSGPWMRKAFPDLFYVVSPGGYGAATWLAISSAVEGIDNTAISNGWIAENIQQGHGPLGAAYPDTAYGTEGDTPSFLGLIPNGLNVPERPDWGGWGGRYEPRIPERSSTDPDGFNGGIPVPAETRPIWTNAVDSVTPYVARSHGPAIEAMDRTYTGFRETLWRWRDEFQNDFAARMDWTIKAPADANHPPIVRLAHPDSVTVRSGDTVPLSALGTTDPDGDSLSYRWFQYPEAGTYPGTIEMWGAENLYARGFTAPPVDRPSEAHFILKVTDKGTPALTRYRRVVVTILPEGS; this comes from the coding sequence ATGGCCGCGCTTTTGGTGGGCGCTCCTGTAACAGCAGCATGTCAGGTCAAGGCGCCCTCCGCTGTCCAACCGGTTGCGAAGCCGAGACTCTTCGTTTTGTCGGACATCGAGGCCGATCCGGATGACACGCAGTCGTTGATCCGCCTTTTGCTGTATTCAAACGAAATCGACCTCGAGGGTCTTGTCGCTACTACGTCGGTTCACCAGAAGAACAGGGTGGCCCCGGAGTCCATCGAGCGGGTGATCGGCGAGTATGGGAAGGTCCGCGCCAATCTTGCACTTCACGATCCCGCCTTTCCCCGGGCTGCCACTCTCTATCGGCTCGTTGGATCGGGACAGCCTGTCTATGGCATGGCGGGCGTCGGCTCGGGCAAGTCCACGGAGGGTTCGAGGCAGCTCATCGCAGCGCTTGAGCGACCCGATCCCCGACCCCTGTGGGTAGCGGGCTGGGGCGGCCCCAATACGCTTGCGCAGGCACTCCACGACATTCGTGCAACGCGGAACCCCGAAGAAGCAAAGCGGCTGATCTCGAAGCTCCGGGTCCATACCATCTCGGATCAGGACGACAGCGGCCCATGGATGCGCAAGGCGTTTCCGGACCTTTTCTATGTCGTCAGTCCGGGCGGTTACGGTGCGGCGACGTGGCTGGCGATCAGTTCTGCAGTGGAAGGCATCGACAATACGGCAATCTCGAACGGTTGGATCGCCGAAAACATCCAGCAGGGGCACGGCCCGCTTGGCGCTGCCTACCCCGACACCGCTTACGGCACCGAAGGCGATACACCATCCTTCCTTGGCCTCATTCCAAATGGCCTTAACGTACCCGAACGTCCGGACTGGGGTGGCTGGGGCGGACGCTATGAACCAAGGATACCCGAACGTTCCAGCACGGACCCGGACGGGTTCAACGGCGGCATTCCCGTCCCCGCCGAAACACGGCCCATCTGGACCAATGCGGTGGACAGCGTCACCCCTTATGTCGCCAGGTCGCATGGCCCCGCGATAGAGGCGATGGACCGCACCTATACGGGGTTCAGGGAGACACTCTGGCGTTGGCGCGACGAATTCCAGAACGACTTTGCCGCCCGGATGGACTGGACGATCAAAGCCCCGGCCGATGCCAATCATCCACCCATCGTCCGACTTGCCCACCCTGACAGCGTAACCGTTCGTTCCGGCGACACGGTTCCGCTCAGCGCGCTTGGCACGACCGATCCGGACGGGGACAGCCTCAGCTATCGCTGGTTCCAATATCCGGAAGCCGGAACCTACCCGGGGACCATCGAAATGTGGGGCGCAGAGAACCTCTATGCGCGTGGCTTTACCGCTCCCCCCGTTGACCGACCGTCGGAGGCTCACTTCATCCTGAAGGTGACCGACAAGGGCACTCCCGCCCTTACACGTTATCGGCGCGTCGTGGTGACGATCCTGCCTGAAGGCTCTTGA
- a CDS encoding UxaA family hydrolase, translating to MTTTDRIEQIRTPPAMRCHADDTVLVALRDIAAGETVEAGDGEIAARSPIRSGHKIALRDHAPGDPVIRYGERIGLASAPISRGDHVHSHNLKTALLGEVAYGDFAGAQEAGDAQPLGTWLGYRRADGRYATRNEIWLIPTVGCVAPMCEMLAREAEMRHADAIAAGRIDGIVGFGHPHGCSQLGDDLSGTRDALAALCDNPNAGGVVLIGLGCESNQLDAMVGRVPERSRGKLRVMRAQDPGDEYDRANDLINGLVRELSGLEREEAPASALAVGLKCGGSDALSGVTANPLLGRFSDRVAASGGRLVLTEIPEIFGAEASLFARSVSGEVHDKAASLLNRFKRYFLEQGQPVSENPSPGNIEGGITTLEEKSLGAVQKGGKAPLVDVIDYGGTAEEPGMTLLEAPGNDAVSSTALAAAGATMILFTTGRGTPLGFPVPTVKIASNSTLAANKAGWIDFDAGRMLSEPGEDVDADFADELLAIASGRKTASERSGQRVISIWKRGVTL from the coding sequence ATGACTACAACTGACCGTATCGAACAGATACGCACGCCCCCCGCAATGCGCTGCCATGCCGATGACACGGTACTGGTCGCGCTGCGCGACATCGCGGCGGGCGAAACGGTCGAGGCTGGCGATGGCGAAATTGCGGCGCGAAGCCCGATCCGTTCGGGGCACAAGATCGCCTTACGGGACCATGCCCCGGGCGATCCGGTGATCCGTTACGGCGAACGGATCGGGTTGGCCAGCGCGCCGATATCGCGCGGCGATCATGTTCATTCCCATAATCTGAAAACTGCGCTTTTGGGAGAGGTGGCCTATGGCGACTTCGCCGGGGCACAGGAAGCGGGCGATGCACAGCCGCTGGGCACGTGGCTTGGATATCGCCGCGCGGACGGCCGCTATGCCACGCGGAACGAGATCTGGCTGATCCCGACGGTCGGCTGCGTCGCGCCGATGTGCGAGATGCTGGCGCGCGAGGCGGAGATGCGCCACGCCGATGCCATCGCGGCGGGCCGGATCGACGGGATCGTCGGCTTTGGCCATCCGCATGGCTGTTCGCAGCTGGGCGACGATCTGTCGGGCACGCGCGATGCGCTGGCGGCGCTGTGCGACAATCCCAATGCGGGCGGGGTGGTGCTGATCGGGCTGGGCTGCGAAAGCAATCAGCTTGACGCCATGGTCGGGCGCGTGCCCGAACGCAGCCGGGGCAAGCTGCGGGTGATGCGTGCGCAGGATCCGGGCGACGAATATGACCGCGCCAATGATCTGATCAACGGGCTGGTCCGCGAGTTGTCGGGGCTGGAGCGCGAGGAAGCGCCTGCCTCGGCGCTGGCGGTGGGGCTGAAATGCGGCGGGTCGGACGCGCTTTCGGGGGTCACCGCCAATCCGCTGCTGGGGCGTTTCAGCGACCGGGTGGCAGCCAGCGGCGGACGGCTGGTGCTGACCGAGATACCCGAGATCTTCGGCGCGGAAGCCTCGCTTTTCGCGCGCAGCGTTTCGGGCGAGGTGCACGACAAGGCGGCCAGCCTGCTCAATCGTTTCAAGCGCTATTTCCTGGAACAGGGCCAGCCGGTTTCGGAAAATCCCTCTCCCGGCAACATCGAGGGCGGGATCACCACGCTTGAGGAAAAGTCGCTGGGCGCGGTGCAGAAGGGCGGCAAGGCGCCGCTGGTCGACGTGATCGACTATGGCGGCACCGCCGAGGAGCCGGGGATGACGTTGCTGGAAGCGCCGGGCAACGATGCCGTGTCTTCGACCGCGCTGGCGGCGGCGGGGGCGACGATGATCCTGTTCACCACGGGAAGAGGCACGCCGCTGGGCTTTCCCGTGCCGACGGTGAAGATCGCGTCGAATTCAACGCTGGCGGCGAACAAGGCGGGCTGGATCGATTTCGACGCAGGCCGCATGCTGAGCGAACCCGGCGAGGACGTGGACGCCGATTTCGCCGACGAGCTGCTGGCCATCGCGAGCGGCCGCAAGACGGCCAGCGAGCGCAGCGGCCAGCGGGTGATCTCGATCTGGAAGCGGGGCGTCACGCTCTGA
- the uxaC gene encoding glucuronate isomerase, whose protein sequence is MPRPLNLHPDRLLPSDPAVRAVARDLYDSVKGLPIVSPHGHTDPSWFARNDSFGNATELLLVPDHYLFRMLYSQGVRLEDLGIAGHKADPREAWRILAGHYHLFRGTPSRMWLDWVFAEAFGMEVQLSSETSDLYYDTITEKLGTDEFRPRALFDRYGIEVIATTEGPLDTLEHHAAIRESDWNGRVITAYRPDPVVDPEFEGFSANLNRFSEMTGEDCRTWQGYLGAHRQRREFFKTMGATSSDHGHPTAATANLSHAEAALLFDRVKDGKASKEDAELFRGQMLTEMAAMSIDDGLVMQIHPGSFRNHNGWLFENFGRDKGADIPMRTDYVHALKPLLDRFGNSRDLSIILFTLDESVYARELAPLAGHYPVLKLGPSWWFHDSPEGMRRFRHNTTETAGFYNTVGFNDDTRAFLSIPARHDVARRVDCGFLAQLVAEHRIEDWEAAELAQELSYKLVKKAYKL, encoded by the coding sequence ATGCCCCGCCCCCTCAACCTCCATCCCGATCGCCTGCTGCCCAGCGATCCCGCCGTCCGCGCCGTGGCGCGCGATCTTTACGACAGCGTGAAGGGCCTGCCGATCGTCAGCCCCCACGGGCATACCGATCCCAGCTGGTTCGCCCGCAACGACAGCTTCGGCAATGCAACCGAACTGCTGCTGGTGCCGGACCACTATCTGTTCCGCATGCTGTATTCGCAAGGCGTCCGACTAGAGGATCTGGGCATCGCGGGACACAAGGCCGATCCGCGCGAAGCATGGCGCATCCTGGCCGGGCACTATCACCTGTTCCGCGGCACCCCCTCGCGCATGTGGCTCGACTGGGTATTTGCCGAGGCCTTTGGCATGGAAGTCCAGCTGTCTTCGGAAACGTCGGACCTGTATTACGACACCATCACCGAAAAGCTCGGCACCGACGAATTCCGCCCGCGCGCCCTTTTCGACCGCTATGGCATAGAGGTGATTGCCACCACCGAAGGTCCGCTGGATACGCTGGAACATCACGCCGCGATCAGGGAAAGCGATTGGAATGGCCGTGTCATCACCGCCTATCGCCCCGATCCGGTCGTCGATCCGGAGTTCGAAGGGTTCAGCGCCAATCTCAACCGGTTTTCCGAAATGACCGGCGAGGATTGCCGGACATGGCAAGGTTATCTTGGCGCGCACCGGCAGCGCCGCGAGTTCTTCAAGACCATGGGAGCGACTAGCAGCGACCACGGTCATCCGACCGCTGCGACCGCGAACCTCTCCCACGCCGAAGCCGCGCTGCTGTTCGACAGGGTCAAGGACGGCAAGGCCAGCAAGGAAGACGCCGAACTGTTCCGCGGGCAGATGCTGACCGAAATGGCAGCGATGAGCATCGACGACGGACTGGTGATGCAGATCCATCCAGGATCGTTCCGCAACCATAACGGCTGGCTGTTCGAGAATTTCGGCCGCGACAAGGGTGCCGACATCCCGATGCGCACCGACTACGTCCATGCGCTCAAGCCGCTGCTCGACCGGTTCGGCAACAGCCGGGACCTCTCGATCATCCTCTTCACGCTGGATGAGAGTGTCTATGCACGCGAGCTTGCACCGCTGGCCGGGCATTATCCGGTGCTGAAGCTGGGCCCTTCGTGGTGGTTTCACGACAGCCCTGAAGGCATGCGGCGTTTCCGTCACAATACCACCGAGACGGCCGGGTTCTACAACACGGTCGGCTTCAACGACGACACGCGAGCCTTCCTCTCCATCCCCGCCCGACACGATGTAGCACGCCGCGTCGATTGCGGCTTCCTGGCCCAGCTGGTCGCCGAGCATCGGATCGAGGATTGGGAAGCCGCCGAGCTTGCGCAGGAACTGTCCTACAAGCTCGTCAAGAAGGCCTATAAGCTATGA